CATCATAAATGCGTATTTCCAAATCCCACCAACAAGAGTGAGAGAGACCCTCTTCAGGATTGGCTGTCCCCTTTAAACCTGCTCGTCTTTCTTTATTGGAAAAAAGCATATAGAAGTCAAGCGACGTCAActcaaattataataataatatgatttataCTGAGTAATGACTGACCGTATTTCTACGTATAATAGTCAAGCTCAACTCACGCAACTAAAGCAAGGACTCCACGAAATTAAATAGTGAATTTTATCTCTCTTCTTTTTTCACTATTTTATCATAATATTATAACCCAAGAATTTAAGAATGATGCCTGAGTATTTTAAATTTCTCACCTTACAAGTTTCTATTAATTTTTCTTTGAAAGAAACATGTTCTTCAGTGTATAGGTAaatcaacaaattttttttttcaggaaAAGGATAATGTCGTTTTTGGTTTCCaattttaaaaagtaaaaaacaTGAATGGCACAAAACACAACAATAAAGTTGCCAAACaaattttcaaatatatatatatatacctagtttttgtaccaaaaaaaaaaaaacaagtgaaGCCTATCAATCCCTTCCATCAATGTGGTTATATTTTAGGGCTGAATACTTTCCATCAATGTGGTTGATTGGCTTTTTTGTGACACTAAAGGGGTTTGTTTACAAACACAATAGCTTACCCAGAACAACTTAACCACACTTCCAACACTACACTAGTTAATGTTTGGAAAGGTCCTGGTTTCAAACCAAACTTTCTTAAGTAAAAAAACAATAGCACATATTTCATCGAACAAATTAAATCCTTTCAATTTTATATCAGAGAAAACTTTTCACAACATTAGCTTACCCAGTTCTTATTTGCCTTGTCCACTGCTTTTAATTCACAAAAAGAAGCAGTAGAATCAGAACAAAGATAAGACATTCTAACTAGAAAGGTTTCATTTACATCGAAACATCAATTCCTGGAGCACAAATGAGAACGGAAAAAAGGTTGTAAAAATTTCCACTGAGTTGGCTCCCCTGTTTACAAGATTGACCAACAAGATCACTCCATATCAACGCTGTATATCATCATTCCCATCTCCCAGGCCTCCGATGATAGTTTAGTCTGCACTCAGTTTATCAAAATGGAAAACAACTATATAAGGAATACTGATGGTAGCATAAAGATAACCCTTCCAAACAGAAGAAGCAACTGTGATACATCTTACCAAAGATCTTTACATGCTAAAGGTTGAAGTAGACTGTTTAACCTTAGCTAGCTCAAGCAAAACATCTTTAATGGGTTCACTGAGCATACGTTTCTTGGCCTGGAAGAGCATAATTGTTAACTTCCTATGTTTTAAAGAAGCAGGAGTCGAGGCTAAAAACAGCTGGAGAATGAGAGGAAAAAAAAGGCTAACATGGACAAACGAGTCAACTACAAGATTACATTTGATAGACAACAAGAAATAATACATTCTATCTCAATTCTCAATAGTTGAAATGAGCAAACTCAACATGTAAGAGCACCTTCAAAGACGGAAGTAGAGCAAAAACTTCATCAGCTGTTTCTGGACAGATGTTGGCAATTACGCATATCTGCAGCCAACATATTTTGAGTTAAGATCATAGCATTTGTAGTAAGTATCAAGTAATTTAAGTTCAGATAGTGACCTCGCCCTCAGTGAGTCCATATATTGCAAGCACACTGAAACTTGAGTTAAGTGTGTAACAGTATAAAAAAAAGGTAATAAAGAACACTGTAGTTAGCATAAAAAAGGCATAGATTCCTATTTATACACAATAGATTATAAAGTGTATATATAATTTGTAAAACTCCAAGAAGGAGACAAGGATACTCAAGAATGTCTTTGACAGACTGAGAATTTGTGTAATAGCTCTCTCTTTTGGCATACTGCAGTCCCTTGTCAAATGATCTAAAAGCAAACAACATTTGTAGCGTCTTTGTCATATACACAGTAAATTGCGGTAATTCCATCCTTCAATTTTCCAACAGAATGCATAACTATCCTTACGCTGGAATTTTAATAGTAGGATCCTTGGACAACAAGACCATGCGCTCCTGGATTCCTTGTAATATATCAGCTGCTTCACAGTCCATTAGACATTTGGCACCCTTTGGAAGGTCTGTATAGACCAAGCAAGGAATAACAAGGATTTTAACCAATTATGATGATTTTCAGAATCAAAAGTGACATAACATTTAACACCTAGATTTTGATAGTAAATGACAAATCATAGATTAAAAACATTGGCATCTAAAAATCATATCTTGTATACATTTCTACCTACCCTCTTCAATTCTCAGCTCAAGTGGCCGTGGAGGTTTTGGCACAGAAGTCTTGCCACTCTTACCAGTCTTGTCCCCTTTTCCTCCTAGGCCAGAACTCCCTACAAAACCACAAGTTGTGAAAAGAAAGGAAATCAAGGTCCGCAACAGATAACACACAAAGGAAACACAATGTCAATTGAGTAGCAACTATTATAGAAGAAAAGCATGGAAAATACAAGAATTGAAAAGAAAATTGAACCTTTAGGAAGTGTGGTTGGTGTGTCAATATTCCCACCATATTGAGACGAGAAGTTCAAATTGACTTCAGGAGCACCTATTAATATGATCCGCCACCATTTACAGACAGCTCATTTAGCAGTAAAAATTATACTATCACCTTCATACAAGGACACTTCTTCAttctcaagaaaaaaaaaagaaagaaagaacaagGAAACCTACACTTATTCATAACTTATATAAGCTGAAGGTTAAAGAGAAAACTGGAGAAGCAAAGCATATACCTGTGTCAAACTGTACTTTcctccctttctttaacttttctGAGCTATCATCCTTTCCTTTTAAAGGTGCTAAAAATAGTGCATTCAATACAAGAtatttaaacataaaataaaaataaaaatccacAAAATGGAAAGGACAGAAACATCAAGCATGCACGCTAAATTAATTTCTGGTACGAATCTCGAAAGGAAAGACAAAATTTTGAATAACTTAAGCCTTCAGAAAATTGTAAGGTCTCCCATGTACCTCAAGGTTCAAGCTTAACAAAACTATTATTCATGCAAAAGACTGTAGGCAAACTCATGTTATTAAATAAAGAACAAAGTTATCCGATTGATTAACCACGATCAAGAATAACATACAACAGAATGTGAATAAATGGGCACACTGACAATAAAAATGCTTTCACCAAACATATAAAACACCAGCAGCAATGAACCGGTTTTTCCAATAGGGGCAACGAAAAGAAAAAAGCCCAAACAAGAACTTAACAAAAGttataaatgagaaaattttcaaacctTCCTTTCCATTAGTGGATTTGAGGGAGGGTTTTCTTCCTCTCTTCTGGGGCTGGGGCACTGAGAACCCTTTCCCTCCTTTCTCCGACATCACTATTGTAATCTGCAACTCAACCGCAAAATACCAAATTAATGTACCTTATTCTGAAAATTCATTTATGCTACATATATAAATGCATGAATAAATGTAAGAGCCTTGCAGTTCTCCCACTCCCCCTTTTCTCTTCAGCCTC
This genomic interval from Humulus lupulus chromosome 8, drHumLupu1.1, whole genome shotgun sequence contains the following:
- the LOC133794690 gene encoding DNA-directed RNA polymerases IV and V subunit 4-like isoform X2, with amino-acid sequence MSEKGGKGFSVPQPQKRGRKPSLKSTNGKEGKDDSSEKLKKGRKVQFDTGAPEVNLNFSSQYGGNIDTPTTLPKGSSGLGGKGDKTGKSGKTSVPKPPRPLELRIEEDLPKGAKCLMDCEAADILQGIQERMVLLSKDPTIKIPASFDKGLQYAKRESYYTNSQSVKDILDVLAIYGLTEGEICVIANICPETADEVFALLPSLKAKKRMLSEPIKDVLLELAKVKQSTSTFSM
- the LOC133794690 gene encoding DNA-directed RNA polymerases IV and V subunit 4-like isoform X1: MSEKGGKGFSVPQPQKRGRKPSLKSTNGKEAPLKGKDDSSEKLKKGRKVQFDTGAPEVNLNFSSQYGGNIDTPTTLPKGSSGLGGKGDKTGKSGKTSVPKPPRPLELRIEEDLPKGAKCLMDCEAADILQGIQERMVLLSKDPTIKIPASFDKGLQYAKRESYYTNSQSVKDILDVLAIYGLTEGEICVIANICPETADEVFALLPSLKAKKRMLSEPIKDVLLELAKVKQSTSTFSM